Proteins from a single region of Enoplosus armatus isolate fEnoArm2 chromosome 6, fEnoArm2.hap1, whole genome shotgun sequence:
- the LOC139286196 gene encoding palmitoyltransferase ZDHHC7-like, protein MSSGHRLRDVEQQRPLLDGEEEEGVERSSRSEAKQLWFIQDCCGMVCAFITWSLVFYADFVVTFVMLLPSRSFWYAVVNGVVFNSLALLALASHLRTMLTDPGAVPKGNATKKYMESLQLKPGEVIYKCPKCCSIKPERAHHCSICKRCIRKMDHHCPWVNNCVGEKNQRFFVLFTMYIAMISSHALALCGYQFITCIRVQWRECSDFSPPVTMMLMIFLCMEALLFLTFTAVMFSTQLHSICNDETEIERLKNEKPTWERQTRWAGLRSVFGGQPSLLWISPFATPERGKWIASPSCICVIRKTTP, encoded by the exons ATGTCCTCAGGCCACAGGCTGAGAGACGTGGAgcagcagcgccccctgctggacggggaggaggaggagggggtggagaggaGTTCCCGCAGCGAGGCTAAGCAACTCTGGTTCATCCAGGACTGCTGCGGCATGGTGTGTGCCTTCATCACCTGGTCCCTGGTCTTCTATGCTGACTTTGTGGTCACCTTCGTCATGCTGCTGCCCTCCAGGAGCTTCTGGTACGCCGTGGTCAACGGGGTGGTCTTCAACAGCCTAGCTCTGCTGGCGCTGGCCTCCCACCTCCGCACCATGCTGACCGACCCG ggAGCCGTTCCTAAAGGAAACGCCACTAAAAAGTACATGGAGAGTCTGCAGCTGAAGCCGGGGGAGGTCATCTACAAATGTCCAAAATGCTGCAGCATCAAACCCGAGAGGGCTCATCACTGCAG taTCTGTAAACGCTGCATCCGCAAGATGGACCATCACTGTCCCTGGGTCAACAACTGTGTCGGGGAGAAAAACCAGCGCTTCTTCGTCCTCTTCACC ATGTACATCGCTATGATCTCCAGTCATGCTCTGGCTCTCTGTGGATACCAGTTCATCACCTGCATCAGAGTCCAGTGGAGAG AGTGCAGTGATTTCTCTCCTCCGGTGACAATGATGTTAATGATCTTCCTCTGCATGGaggccctcctcttcctcaccttcaCAGCTGTTATGTTCAGCACTCAGCTCCACTCCATCTGCAACGACGAGACG gAGATCGAGCGTCTAAAGAACGAGAAGCCGACGTGGGAGCGTCAGACTCGCTGGGCGGGCCTGAGGTCGGTGTTTGGAGGTCAGCCGTCACTGCTGTGGATCAGCCCCTTCGC AACACcagagagaggaaagtggaTTGCGTCGCCCTCGTGCATATGCGTCATTAGAAAAACTACTCCATGA
- the ankrd27 gene encoding ankyrin repeat domain-containing protein 27 — protein MAVYDENILKNPFYLALEKQRPDLCSRVAELHGIVLVPCCGSLTVSSYSDSQFDSYVLQPVDDGYQTVDGKEVRIQERQVLLGSGFPAPASVPILFEETFYNDQEQSYSILCISRPVEVDPSTDELGPPPPYCLKSLEDVREFLGRHGQKLDKFIHTFCQAFKEQERKGLRHHIDSVNGLYTKCLQCLLRDSRLKLLAKQELQMTLLKQAVEMYVHHGIHDLIFNFVGTLEASQDAAFNKTSRSLQELQQKDLGVKPEFSINLSRAKRELSQLNQHTSPLLKLLCLRRVALTATQTPRRTVSIEAVCADDLLSVVLYLLVKTEIPNWMANLSYIRNFCFSHSSKDELSYCLSTFEAAVEFINLGKLQDTHRGSGELNDKALFKERMSLLSQSAATPIHCLFEHIANGNEVEVERLLSEGETTEDVRMCHPLCSCDHCDLQLSGRLNDPSIVTPFSRDDRGYTPLHVASICGQSQLIDLLVCKDAPVNATDYHALTPLHLACQRGYQGVTLLLLHYKANTDAQDNNGNTPLHLACMYGHEDCVKALVYYDVQTCRLDLQNDKGDTALHMAARWGYEGIIQVLLENGANTDILNKSKDSPLQCALNSKILVLLQSTQNGRQRSGVDSPSRSPQASDCSSRRSSVSSTSSLNSEAKPEGERVRHREVEKLLRAVADGDVEMVRYLLEWMDEEEEDEGELRSEALLCHPLCQCPNCAPTQKLSVLQAGALGVNSCNVEGFTPLHVTALHGHSALAALLIRHGANVNARTNQSATPLHLASQNSHVQVVRFLLECNAKLNKKDHYGNTPLIQACLCGNLETATTLLQSNALVNVVNLQGNTALHEAVRGGHQALVELLLRGGASPGLRNKRQRTPLDCAYELGGKNTEILRALQKASGLSPDAEPIKLLSVPKGALAHSFVQRLRLQDHANGRRQKVAPSISRIQHMKKGSSVPPHRCPTTLNQVNPDKRRLRRGETVEVSSPSASHDAGPRLRERPLGRCHTLDSGEQTPERPEPTHTPNTTEYTPESLQTDDTHTPKTTASTLSAVQTSRDDTQLDTSETQSNCSTVSETSPPSPSNAPSHADNPSEPPPTHTSTNNSAPPDPTEPSDSNSQSLRPLNGEFESSDSQLNTENQALQSESKDGDSSPTCPADLHSPVQTDGGDQRDAEQTPETSAESNHGGK, from the exons ATGGCTGTATATGATGAGAACATCCTGAAGAATCCTTTCTACTTGGCGTTGGAGAAGCAGagaccagacctctgcagccgAGTGGCAGAGCTCCACGGCATT gtccTGGTGCCTTGTTGTGGAAGTTTGACCGTCAGCAGCTACTCAGACTCTCAGTTCGACAGCTATGTCCTGCAGCCTGTGGATGACGGATACCAGACTGTGGATGGAAAG GAGGTCAGGATCCAGGAGAGGCAGGTCCTGCTGGGATCCGGCTTCCCGGCTCCGGCGTCAGTCCCCATCCTGTTTGAGGAAACCTTCTACAACGACCAGGAGCAGAGCTACAGCATCCTGTGCATCTCCAGGCCCGTCGAGGTGGACCCGAGCACGGACGAGCTCGGCCCACCTCCCCCCTACTGCCTGAAGAGCCTGGAGGACGTCAGGGAGTTCTTGGGCCGCCACGGCCAGAAGTTGGACAAATTCATCCACACCTTCTGTCAGGCCTTcaaagagcaggagaggaagggacTCCGACACCACATA GACTCGGTGAACGGTCTTTACACTAAATGTCTTCAGTGTCTTCTGAGAGACTCTCGCTTG AAACTTCTGGCGAAGCAGGAGCTTCAGATGACTCTTCTCAAACAGGCGGTAGAG ATGTATGTTCATCATGGTATCCATGATTTAATTTTTAACTTCGTGGGAACGCTTGAAGCCAGCCAG GATGCTGCCTTCAACAAAACTAGCAGGAgtctgcaggagctgcagcagaaagacCTGGGAGTCAAACCTGAGTTCAG TATAAACTTGTCTCGGGCCAAGAGAGAGCTGAGTCAGCTCAACCAGcacacctcccccctcctcaaaCTGCTCTGCCTGCGCAGAGTCGCCCTGACCGCCACCCAGACCCCCAGACGCACCG tcaGTATAGAGGCTGTGTGTGCGGACGACCTGCTGTCTGTCGTCCTCTATCTGCTGGTGAAGACGGAAATTCCCAACTG GATGGCCAACCTGAGCTACATCAGGAACTTCTGCTTCAGCCACTCCAGTAAAGATGAACTCAGCTACTGTCTGAGCACCTTCGAGGCGGCAGTGGAGTTCATCAACCTGGGGAagctgcaggacacacaccGT GGCTCAGGTGAGCTGAATGACAAGGCGTTGTTCAaagagaggatgagtctgctgTCTCAGAGCGCTGCCACGCCCATCCACTGTCTGTTTGAG cacATAGCGAATGGAAACGAAGTGGAGGTAGAACGTCTGCTAAGTGAAGGAGAGACCACTGAGGACGTCAGGATGTGTCATCCCCTCTGCTCCTGTGATCACTGTGACCTCCAGCTGTCAGG GCGTTTGAACGACCCGTCCATCGTCACACCGTTCTCCAGAGATGACCGAGGTTACACTCCGCTGCACGTCGCTTCGATCTGTG gtcaGTCCCAGCTGATTGACCTGCTGGTGTGTAAAGATGCGCCAGTCAACGCCACAGATTACCACGCCCTCACACCGCTGCACCTGGCCTGCCAGCGGGGATACCAGGGAGTAAcg ctgctgctgctgcactacAAGGCCAACACGGACGCTCAGGACAACAATGGAAACACACCGCTGCACCTCGCCTGCATGTATGGACACGAGGAC tgtgtgaaggCGCTGGTGTACTACGACGTCCAAACGTGCCGTCTGGACCTGCAGAACGATAAAGGCGACACGGCGCTGCACATGGCGGCCCGCTGGGGCTACGAAGGAATCATCCAGGTGCTGCTGGAGAACGGAGCGAACACCGACATCCTCAACAAGAGCAAAGACTCACCGCTGCAGTGTGCGCTCAACTCCAAG ATCCTCGTGTTGCTGCAGTCGACTCAGAACGGCCGTCAGCGCAGCGGAGTCGAT tCTCCCAGTCGCTCCCCTCAGGCCTCAGACTGCAGCAGCCGTCGCTCCTCCGTCTCCAGCACCTCCTCTCTGAACTCCGAGGCCAAACCAGAAGGAGAACGGGTCCGACACAGAGAG gtggagAAGCTGCTGCGTGCCGTGGCAGACGGTGATGTGGAGATG gtgcgtTACCTGTTGGAGTGGatggatgaggaagaggaggatgaaggagagcTTCGGTCCGAGGCTCTGCTGTGCCACCCGCTGTGTCAGTGTCCGAACTGCGCTCCCACTCAGAAG CTGTCTGTCCTGCAGGCCGGAGCGCTCGGCGTTAACAGCTGTAACGTTGAGGGTTTCACGCCGCTCCATGTCACCGCCCTGCACGGCCACTCTGCGCTGGCCGCCCTGCTGATCCGCCACGGAGCCAACGTCAACGCCCGCACCAACCAGAGCGCCACACCGCTTCACCTGGCCAGCCAGAACAGCCACGTTCAG gtggtgaGGTTCCTGCTCGAGTGCAACGCCAAACTGAACAAGAAGGATCACTATGGTAACACACCTCTAATACAAGCCTGTCTCTGTGGAAACCTGGAGACAGCCACCACCCTGTTACAG agtAACGCGCTGGTGAACGTGGTGAACCTTCAGGGGAACACGGCCCTCCATGAGGCGGTGCGAGGCGGACACCAGGCgctggtggagctgctgctgaggggcGGAGCCTCGCCCGGCCTCAGGAACAAGAGGCAGAGGACGCCGCTGGACTGCGCCTATGAACTGGGCGGCAAG aacACTGAGATCCTGAGAGCTTTGCAGAAAGCGTCTGGACTTTCTCCCGATGCTGAACCAATCAAACTCCTCTCTGTGCCCAAAGGAGCTCTGG CTCATTCGTTCGTCCAGCGTCTGAGGCTGCAGGATCACGCCAACGGCAGGAGACAGAAGGTGGCCCCGTCCATCAGCAG GATTCAGCACATGAAGAAAGGTTCTTCTGTTCCTCCCCACAGGTGTCCAACAACCCTGAACCAG GTGAATCCAGACAAGAGGAGGTTGAGGCGAGGGGAGACGGTGGAGGTCAGCAGCCCCTCAGCAAGCCACGACGCCGGTCCCCGGCTGAGAGAGCGGCCCCTGGGTCGCTGTCACACCCTGGACTCAGGAGAGCAAACACCGGAGCGGCCtgagcccacacacactccaaacacGACTGAATACACTCCAGAGAGTCTTCagacagatgacacacacactcccaaaaCAACTGCCAGCACTCTGTCAGCAGTTCAGACGTCCAGAGACGATACACAGCTTGACACCAGTGAAACACAGTCTAACTGCAGCACCGTCAGCGAGACCTCACCACCCTCGCCCTCTAACGCACCGTCACATGCTGATAATCCGTCTGAAcccccacctacacacacctcAACCAATAACTCTGCTCCACCTGACCCCACCGAGCCGTCTGACTCCAACAGCCAGAGTCTCCGCCCTCTGAATGGAGAGTTCGAGTCATCTGACAGCCAGCTGAATACCGAAAACCAGGCTTTGCAGTCAGAAAGCAAGGACGGAGACTCCAGTCCCACCTGCCCCGCTGACCTCCACTCCCCAGTCCAGACTGACGGAGGCGATCAGAGAGACGCCGAGCAAACGCCTGAGACGAGTGCAGAGTCGAATcatggaggaaaatga